One Verrucomicrobiota bacterium genomic region harbors:
- a CDS encoding MMPL family transporter, protein MTRSTAASTDTDTDRPAGPFTALSRVCLRARGVVLILTVLATAYCVLVVAARYLPVPLVTLLHLPPKGIQIDASTRAFVLNDDPDRKYHEQFLDRFGSDTTLAIGFEYEGTVFRPDVLRRLLTVSHRIEALRDVKDVLGITTVFYPTAEGRLSNLEELLRAGPVSPDALAGFEREMRANRIVGENLLTADGQTTVLFLHFADGSDDEAIVDHGTLDDIRAILRDEIGDTAKFMLVGNPVMRESLARIIHSDLFIFLAGTQLLAALAVFGIFRSLRTVLVIMAFVWITLAITVGVFVLAGEMINLVTAILSPLLITVCVTIAVHIFVYHQEESGRCPNKRDAVLNTVARMGRPCFLTSLTTAIGLGSLAVNRLGPVQSFGIFGAFGTMLSFVLAFALLPIALMMFRAPLGEKRLNRDRHPVLHVLGRFSRVCVTHPWTTLIVAAVFAGGAVWGITRLEVETRIVSYFKAREPIVQAYSDFDGKHLGITSLEIMITRPGPDIRSDAVQKQVEAFADYLRTPNDNPASRHVASVISYGDYERERVRIQSKLNTSAMTPGEMWSALREAGRALRDFISADGTSTRISVRLTDVTSSVLIDACRMIDRAKGDFFAKDMDVRTTGSTKLYVNVVGTLVTGQIRSIVIAFVAITVVMIVVFRSLRIGLISMVPTILPVLITLGMMGWIDIQLNGATVMIASVAIGIVVDSAIHFLHRYRREYTVAHSFQTAISRTLLSVGQPISYAVLILSCAFIVLAFGNFNPTNYFGVMTAFTMFISLFITLLLLPVCLNLFHFRYEKNGRPPSSAE, encoded by the coding sequence GTGACACGTAGCACGGCCGCTTCGACAGATACAGACACGGACAGACCTGCCGGCCCGTTCACCGCTCTGAGCCGGGTGTGCCTCCGCGCCCGCGGCGTTGTCCTGATCCTGACGGTGCTTGCCACCGCCTACTGCGTGCTGGTGGTCGCCGCCCGCTACCTGCCCGTGCCCCTCGTCACGCTTCTCCACCTGCCTCCCAAGGGCATCCAGATCGACGCCTCGACGCGCGCCTTCGTGCTGAACGACGATCCCGACCGGAAGTACCACGAGCAGTTCCTCGACCGCTTTGGCAGCGACACGACGCTTGCCATCGGCTTCGAATACGAGGGCACCGTCTTCCGCCCCGACGTCCTCCGCCGCCTGCTCACCGTGAGCCATCGCATCGAGGCGCTCCGCGACGTCAAGGACGTGCTCGGCATCACCACGGTGTTCTATCCCACTGCCGAGGGCCGCCTGAGCAACCTTGAGGAACTCCTCAGGGCCGGCCCGGTTAGCCCGGACGCCCTTGCCGGTTTCGAGCGCGAGATGCGCGCCAACCGCATCGTAGGGGAAAACCTCCTCACCGCCGACGGCCAGACCACGGTGCTGTTCCTCCACTTCGCCGACGGGTCTGACGACGAAGCCATCGTCGACCATGGCACCCTCGATGACATCCGTGCCATTCTCCGCGATGAGATCGGCGACACCGCCAAGTTCATGCTCGTCGGCAATCCCGTCATGCGCGAGTCGCTGGCTCGCATCATCCACTCCGACCTGTTCATCTTCCTCGCCGGCACGCAACTTCTGGCTGCGCTCGCCGTGTTCGGCATCTTCCGCAGTCTGCGTACCGTGCTTGTTATCATGGCGTTTGTCTGGATCACTCTCGCCATCACGGTCGGTGTCTTCGTCCTCGCCGGCGAGATGATCAACCTCGTGACCGCTATCCTGAGCCCGCTGCTCATCACCGTCTGCGTGACCATCGCCGTCCACATCTTCGTCTACCATCAGGAAGAAAGCGGCCGCTGTCCGAACAAACGCGACGCGGTGCTCAACACCGTCGCCCGCATGGGCCGGCCGTGCTTTCTCACCTCGCTCACCACCGCCATCGGCCTCGGCTCGCTCGCCGTCAACCGCCTCGGGCCGGTCCAATCGTTCGGCATCTTCGGCGCCTTCGGCACCATGCTCTCGTTCGTGCTCGCCTTTGCCCTGCTGCCCATCGCACTCATGATGTTTCGCGCCCCGCTCGGCGAGAAGCGCCTCAATCGCGACCGTCACCCCGTGCTCCACGTGCTGGGCCGCTTCAGCCGCGTCTGCGTCACCCACCCGTGGACCACGCTCATTGTCGCCGCCGTGTTCGCCGGCGGCGCTGTCTGGGGCATCACCAGGCTCGAGGTCGAGACGCGCATCGTGAGTTACTTCAAAGCGCGCGAGCCGATCGTCCAGGCGTATAGCGATTTCGACGGCAAGCACCTCGGCATCACGAGCCTCGAGATCATGATTACGCGCCCGGGGCCCGACATCCGCTCCGACGCGGTCCAAAAACAAGTCGAGGCCTTTGCCGATTATCTCCGCACCCCGAACGACAATCCCGCCTCGCGCCATGTCGCTTCCGTCATCAGCTACGGCGACTACGAACGCGAGCGGGTTCGCATCCAGAGCAAGCTCAACACCAGTGCCATGACGCCGGGCGAGATGTGGAGCGCCCTGCGCGAGGCCGGCCGCGCTCTGCGCGACTTCATCAGCGCCGACGGCACATCGACGCGCATCAGCGTGCGCCTGACCGACGTCACCTCGAGTGTCCTCATCGACGCCTGCCGCATGATCGATCGCGCCAAAGGCGACTTCTTCGCCAAGGACATGGACGTGCGCACCACGGGCAGCACCAAGCTCTACGTCAACGTTGTCGGTACGCTCGTGACCGGCCAGATCCGGAGCATCGTCATCGCGTTCGTCGCCATCACCGTCGTCATGATCGTCGTCTTCCGCTCCCTGCGCATCGGCCTCATCAGCATGGTGCCCACCATCCTCCCCGTGCTCATCACGCTCGGCATGATGGGCTGGATCGACATCCAGCTCAACGGCGCCACCGTCATGATCGCCAGCGTCGCCATTGGCATCGTCGTCGACTCCGCTATTCACTTCCTTCACCGCTACCGGCGCGAGTACACGGTCGCGCATAGCTTCCAGACCGCCATCAGCCGAACGCTCCTCAGCGTCGGCCAGCCCATCTCGTACGCCGTCCTCATCCTCTCGTGCGCGTTCATCGTTCTCGCCTTCGGCAACTTCAATCCGACAAACTACTTCGGTGTCATGACCGCCTTCACCATGTTCATCTCGTTGTTTATTACCCTGCTCCTGCTCCCCGTCTGTCTCAACCTCTTCCACTTCCGCTACGAGAAGAACGGCCGCCCGCCAAGCAGCGCCGAGTAG
- a CDS encoding endonuclease/exonuclease/phosphatase family protein produces MRGRRVVVVLAGVAASLLLLISMAGWLGRLSWALDTASNFRMQYLVCSAACVFVLLVARGWWWLLVAGAALAVSAAEIVPLYLSAEPSPAASSSAPQAAGFTLLSANVYNYNDDPQPLLDLIGKRDPDVIVIVEATSEWVAALEAIEDVYPYSERFTRQDPFGIALYSRVPFDEVRVVFFGRAEVPSIVARITLGDAPVTIVATHPLAPFRPDLWRLRNEQLGAIADARETFGARFIVAGDFNASPFSPCMKRFVARMKGRYASRGYGFKPTWPTFRRVLLTPLDHILVSEGLVVTDFRTGPHIGSDHLPVQATIALSE; encoded by the coding sequence GTGCGCGGGCGACGAGTTGTCGTCGTGCTTGCCGGGGTCGCGGCGTCTCTTCTGCTTTTGATCTCGATGGCCGGGTGGCTGGGGCGGCTGAGCTGGGCGCTTGATACGGCGAGCAACTTCCGCATGCAGTATCTCGTGTGCAGCGCGGCGTGTGTCTTCGTGTTGCTCGTCGCGCGCGGGTGGTGGTGGCTGCTTGTTGCGGGTGCGGCGCTCGCCGTGAGCGCGGCGGAGATCGTGCCACTCTATCTGAGCGCAGAGCCTTCGCCTGCAGCCTCGTCTTCGGCGCCGCAGGCGGCGGGATTCACGCTGCTCAGCGCGAACGTGTACAACTACAACGACGACCCGCAACCGTTGCTCGATCTGATCGGCAAGCGCGATCCCGACGTGATCGTCATCGTCGAGGCGACGAGCGAGTGGGTCGCCGCGCTTGAGGCGATCGAGGACGTCTACCCCTACTCCGAAAGATTCACGCGGCAGGATCCGTTCGGCATTGCACTCTACAGCCGGGTGCCGTTCGACGAGGTGCGCGTCGTGTTCTTCGGCCGCGCCGAGGTGCCAAGCATTGTGGCGCGCATCACTCTGGGTGATGCGCCGGTGACGATCGTGGCGACGCATCCGCTCGCACCGTTCCGGCCCGACCTGTGGCGGCTGCGCAACGAGCAGCTCGGAGCGATCGCCGATGCGCGCGAGACGTTCGGCGCGCGGTTCATCGTGGCGGGCGATTTCAACGCGTCGCCGTTCTCGCCGTGCATGAAGCGGTTCGTCGCGCGCATGAAAGGACGATACGCAAGCCGCGGGTACGGATTCAAGCCGACGTGGCCGACGTTCCGGCGAGTGCTTCTCACGCCGCTGGACCACATTCTGGTCAGTGAGGGGCTCGTGGTGACCGATTTCCGGACCGGGCCACATATCGGCTCGGACCATCTGCCGGTACAGGCAACGATTGCTCTCAGCGAGTAG
- a CDS encoding calcium/sodium antiporter, with protein sequence MNPIVQHILLIAVSVPMLYFGAELLVSGSSGLARELRIRPSVIGLTIVAFATSGPELVVGIVATLRGVQDVTVGDVIGANVANIGLIIGASALLAPLAVSRITARREVPITVSAQIALFLFALSGTITRIEGAVLILMLVAFVVYMIRTAKDASNPRLATDPPRVPGQTVLLVVKTAFGIALLVSGGYFLVGSATFVAEKAGITNLTIGATMVAFLTTVPELATSLIAARRGEGEIAVGNAIGSVFFNSACVLGIAAVINPIAVGPSIAHVKIPIMIGLLFLLALMMAFRLRVSRRKGVILFACYLGFIAYTILTGAAD encoded by the coding sequence GTGAATCCCATAGTCCAGCATATCCTGCTCATCGCCGTATCGGTGCCCATGCTCTACTTCGGCGCCGAGCTGCTCGTGAGCGGCTCGAGCGGGCTCGCGCGCGAGCTGCGCATCCGTCCGAGCGTCATCGGCCTGACGATCGTCGCCTTCGCCACGAGCGGGCCGGAGCTTGTCGTCGGCATCGTGGCCACGCTGCGCGGCGTGCAGGACGTCACGGTCGGCGACGTCATTGGCGCCAACGTCGCCAACATCGGTCTCATCATCGGCGCGAGCGCGCTGCTTGCACCGCTGGCCGTCTCGCGCATCACGGCCCGTCGCGAAGTGCCGATCACCGTGTCCGCCCAGATCGCGTTGTTCCTCTTCGCGCTCAGCGGCACGATCACCCGCATCGAGGGCGCCGTCCTGATCCTGATGCTCGTCGCCTTTGTCGTCTATATGATCCGTACCGCCAAGGACGCATCCAATCCCCGGCTGGCGACCGATCCGCCCCGCGTCCCCGGACAGACCGTACTCCTCGTGGTCAAGACCGCGTTCGGCATCGCGCTCCTCGTCAGCGGTGGGTACTTTCTCGTTGGGAGCGCCACCTTTGTCGCCGAGAAGGCCGGTATCACCAACCTGACCATCGGCGCCACCATGGTCGCGTTCCTCACCACCGTGCCTGAGCTCGCCACCAGCCTTATCGCTGCCCGCCGCGGCGAGGGCGAGATAGCCGTCGGCAACGCCATCGGCAGTGTCTTCTTCAACAGCGCCTGCGTCCTCGGCATCGCCGCCGTCATCAACCCCATCGCCGTCGGCCCGAGCATTGCACATGTCAAGATCCCGATCATGATCGGCTTGCTTTTCCTGCTCGCGCTCATGATGGCCTTCCGCTTGCGTGTCAGCCGTCGCAAGGGTGTCATCCTCTTTGCATGCTATCTCGGCTTCATCGCCTACACGATCCTGACCGGCGCCGCCGACTGA